Proteins from a genomic interval of Drosophila melanogaster chromosome 2R:
- the MFS17 gene encoding major facilitator superfamily transporter 17, isoform J, whose product MFNSRVSYSSPQDDVLTGRDGRETQSSLLRDKIPARLVLYFLSWSGFLVSFMMRNDMNFALVAMIANDNSTQNQSLIKSQQILGTGTDDQKTIVKSVVISSFYWCYVLSQVVGGVATELFGTKCVFGWSQLATALCSFMMPSAAQLHYIAVIVLRSIQGFASGLTWPAMYAIVGYWIPLTERSRFMSSFQGFSIGIGLTYPLCGFILSEWGWPYIFYTTGTLGLGWCILWYLLAFNTPREHPRITKDELNYIELNVKKEVNSSVKVKVPWLQIFKSIPAWAIAITTFGRIFVHYIFIVNGPTFMGNVLKFNFETNGFLSGVPFICSYISSVLFCYIADKIVFYKVLCLTNVRKVFTALSQIIPGVLIYCIGYIDNVYILLTVWFIAVIFITASYAGAMANIIDLAPNYGHSAAVLAFCQTIHMSASFISPLTAGFIVTQEVAESSAIEIDGVLDGNY is encoded by the exons ATGTTCAATTCGAGGGTATCATATTCTTCACCGCAAGATGATGTTCTTACTGGAAGGGATGGAAGGGAAACCCAATCCTCGCTTCTTCGTG ACAAAATTCCAGCGCGTTTGGTGCTCTATTTCCTTTCGTGGTCTGGCTTTCTGGTCTCTTTTATGATGCGCAATGATATGAATTTCGCATTGGTGGCTATGATAGCGAACGACAATTCAACGCAAAACCAATCTCTTATCAAATCGCAACAAATATTG ggTACTGGGACTGATGACCAAAAAACAATAGTAAAATCTGTTGTAATAAGTTCCTTCTATTGGTGCTACGTGTTGTCGCAGGTGGTTGGAGGGGTTGCCACAGAATTGTTTGGAACCAAGTGCGTATTTGGATGGTCTCAGTTAGCAACAGCTCTATGTAGTTTTATGATGCCATCAGCAGCGCAATTACATTACATAGCTGTTATTGTGTTGCGGTCTATTCAGGGATTTGCTTCTGGTTTGACGTGGCCTGCCATGTATGCAATAGTTGGATATTGGATACCTCTTACGGAACGTTCACGTTTTATGTCAAGCTTTCAGGGTTTTAGTATTGGTATTGGTTTAACGTATCCGTTATGTGGATTTATTTTATCAGAATGGGGTTGgccatatatattttatactacTGGTACTTTAGGGCTTGGATGGTGTATACTATGGTATTTACTTGCTTTTAATACACCACGCGAGCACCCTCGTATTACTAAAGATGAATTGAATTATATAGAGCTAAACGTTAAAAAAGAAGTAAACAGTAGTGTTAAAGTTAAAGTGCCTTggctgcaaatatttaaatccaTACCTGCTTGGGCGATTGCTATAACAACTTTTGGACGAATATTTGttcattacatttttattgttaatggTCCGACATTTATGGGAAATgttttaaagtttaattttgaaaCAAATGGTTTTCTATCCGGTGTTCCATTTATTTGTTCATATATATCATCAGTACTATTTTGTTATATTGCCgacaaaattgtattttataagGTTTTGTGTCTTACTAATGTAAGAAAAGTATTTACTGCTCTATCACAAATTATTCCTGGGGTGTTAATATACTGTATTGGTTATATAGACAATGTGTACATTTTGTTAACGGTATGGTTTATAGCTGTGATATTTATAACTGCATCTTATGCTGGAGCTATGGCCAATATAATTGACTTAGCGCCAAATTATGGTCATTCCGCAGCTGTTTTAGCATTTTGCCAAACAATTCATATGTCTGCATCCTTTATATCTCCGCTAACGGCTGGATTTATCGTCACACAAGAG
- the MFS17 gene encoding major facilitator superfamily transporter 17, isoform G has translation MFNSRVSYSSPQDDVLTGRDGRETQSSLLRDKIPARLVLYFLSWSGFLVSFMMRNDMNFALVAMIANDNSTQNQSLIKSQQILGTGTDDQKTIVKSVVISSFYWCYVLSQVVGGVATELFGTKCVFGWSQLATALCSFMMPSAAQLHYIAVIVLRSIQGFASGLTWPAMYAIVGYWIPLTERSRFMSSFQGFSIGIGLTYPLCGFILSEWGWPYIFYTTGTLGLGWCILWYLLAFNTPREHPRITKDELNYIELNVKKEVNSSVKVKVPWLQIFKSIPAWAIAITTFGRIFVHYIFIVNGPTFMGNVLKFNFETNGFLSGVPFICSYISSVLFCYIADKIVFYKVLCLTNVRKVFTALSQIIPGVLIYCIGYIDNVYILLTVWFIAVIFITASYAGAMANIIDLAPNYGHSAAVLAFCQTIHMSASFISPLTAGFIVTQEVKYRI, from the exons ATGTTCAATTCGAGGGTATCATATTCTTCACCGCAAGATGATGTTCTTACTGGAAGGGATGGAAGGGAAACCCAATCCTCGCTTCTTCGTG ACAAAATTCCAGCGCGTTTGGTGCTCTATTTCCTTTCGTGGTCTGGCTTTCTGGTCTCTTTTATGATGCGCAATGATATGAATTTCGCATTGGTGGCTATGATAGCGAACGACAATTCAACGCAAAACCAATCTCTTATCAAATCGCAACAAATATTG ggTACTGGGACTGATGACCAAAAAACAATAGTAAAATCTGTTGTAATAAGTTCCTTCTATTGGTGCTACGTGTTGTCGCAGGTGGTTGGAGGGGTTGCCACAGAATTGTTTGGAACCAAGTGCGTATTTGGATGGTCTCAGTTAGCAACAGCTCTATGTAGTTTTATGATGCCATCAGCAGCGCAATTACATTACATAGCTGTTATTGTGTTGCGGTCTATTCAGGGATTTGCTTCTGGTTTGACGTGGCCTGCCATGTATGCAATAGTTGGATATTGGATACCTCTTACGGAACGTTCACGTTTTATGTCAAGCTTTCAGGGTTTTAGTATTGGTATTGGTTTAACGTATCCGTTATGTGGATTTATTTTATCAGAATGGGGTTGgccatatatattttatactacTGGTACTTTAGGGCTTGGATGGTGTATACTATGGTATTTACTTGCTTTTAATACACCACGCGAGCACCCTCGTATTACTAAAGATGAATTGAATTATATAGAGCTAAACGTTAAAAAAGAAGTAAACAGTAGTGTTAAAGTTAAAGTGCCTTggctgcaaatatttaaatccaTACCTGCTTGGGCGATTGCTATAACAACTTTTGGACGAATATTTGttcattacatttttattgttaatggTCCGACATTTATGGGAAATgttttaaagtttaattttgaaaCAAATGGTTTTCTATCCGGTGTTCCATTTATTTGTTCATATATATCATCAGTACTATTTTGTTATATTGCCgacaaaattgtattttataagGTTTTGTGTCTTACTAATGTAAGAAAAGTATTTACTGCTCTATCACAAATTATTCCTGGGGTGTTAATATACTGTATTGGTTATATAGACAATGTGTACATTTTGTTAACGGTATGGTTTATAGCTGTGATATTTATAACTGCATCTTATGCTGGAGCTATGGCCAATATAATTGACTTAGCGCCAAATTATGGTCATTCCGCAGCTGTTTTAGCATTTTGCCAAACAATTCATATGTCTGCATCCTTTATATCTCCGCTAACGGCTGGATTTATCGTCACACAAGAGGTAAAGTatagaatttaa